The Pongo pygmaeus isolate AG05252 chromosome 11, NHGRI_mPonPyg2-v2.0_pri, whole genome shotgun sequence genome includes a region encoding these proteins:
- the LOC134737666 gene encoding uncharacterized protein LOC134737666 isoform X1, with the protein MCVVLYVYVVCVADSCVLCVCSVWGGMGVCTLCGVVCGDVCTCAHGVCAVCVVCGCVCVHMVCVWCIRGVRVCTWCVCGVCGVCGGVCVCTWCVCNVWCLYVVCVHVHVVCVQYVGGVCACIHGVCAGCVVSVGCVCVCTWCGVWGGVCMYTWCAACSVCGVCVWCMCGAYVFAYMVCMQCVWCVYVHMVWRVKWVCVQCVVSVWGVCAHVCAVCVVCGVCARVCACGVWGVYACTWCVCGVCVHMVCVQCVVSGVCMCTCVCSVCVCLGCVHVQMVVCSVCGVWCVCTWCVCSGVWGACACAHGVWSGCGVCVGCACAHGVCAVCGVWGVCVCTWCVCSGVWGVCACAHGVWSVCGVCVGCECAHGVCAVCGVWCVHVHLCAVCVYLGCVHVQMVMCSVCGVWGVCTRCVCSVVSGVRVHVHMVCGVGVGVWGVHVHMVCVQCVVSGVCACVRGVCAVAVVCVQCGGACVCVCTWCVCSGCGVWGVCVVSGVCVCAHGVCAVGVVSGVCVVSGVCVCGVWGVCVCTWCVCSGCGVGCVCGVWGVGVVSGVCVCAHGVCAVCGVCVWGVYACVWGKERDQTVTVSM; encoded by the coding sequence ATGTGTGTGGTGCTgtatgtgtatgttgtgtgtgtagcAGATtcgtgtgtgttgtgtgtgtgcagtgtgtggggGGGTATGGGTGTGTGCACATTGTGCGGTGTGGTGTGTGGggatgtgtgcacgtgtgcacatggtgtgtgtgcagtgtgtgtggtgtgtgggtgtgtgtgtgtgcacatggtgtgtgtgtggtgtatcaggggtgtgcgtgtgtgcacctggtgtgtgtgcggtgtgtgtggtgtgtgtgggggggtgtgcgtgtgcacatggtgtgtatGCAATGTGTGGTGtctgtatgtggtgtgtgtacatgtgcacgtggtgtgtgtgcagtatgtggggggggtgtgtgcatgtatacatggtgtgtgtgcagggtgtgtggtgtctgtggggtgtgtgtgcgtgtgtacatggtgtggtgtgtgggggggtgtgtgcatgtatacatggTGTGCTGcgtgcagtgtgtgtggtgtctgtgtgtggtgtatgtgtggggCGTATGTGTTTGCATACATGGTGTGtatgcagtgtgtgtggtgtgtgtatgtacacatggTGTGGCGTGTGAagtgggtgtgtgtgcagtgtgtggtgtctgtgtggggtgtgtgtgcacatgtgtgtgcagtgtgtgttgTCTGTGgagtgtgtgcacgtgtgtgtgcatgtggtgtctggggtgtgtatgcgtgcacatggtgtgtgtgtggtgtgtgtgtgcacatggtgtgtgtgcagtgtgtggtgtctggtgtgtgcatgtgcacatgtgtgtgcagtgtgtgtgtgtgtctagggtgtgtgcatgtgcagatGGTTGTGTGCAGCGTGTGTGGTGtctggtgtgtgtgcacatggtgtgtgtgcagtggtgTCTGGGgtgcgtgtgcatgtgcacatggtgtgtggagtgggtgtggtgtgtgtgtggggtgtgcatgtgcacatggtgtgtgtgcagtgtgtggtgtctggggtgtgtgcgtgtgcacatggtgtgtgtgcagtggtgtctggggtgtgtgtgcatgtgcacatggtgtgtggagtgtgtgtggtgtgtgtgtggggtgtgaatgtgcacatggtgtgtgtgcagtgtgtggtgtctggtgtgtgcatgtgcacttgtgtgcagtgtgtgtgtatctagggtgtgtgcatgtgcagatggttatgtgcagtgtgtgtggtgtctggggtgtgtgcacacggtgtgtgtgcagtgtggtgtctggggtgcgtgtgcatgtgcacatggtgtgtggagtgggtgtgggtgtgtggggtgtgcatgtgcacatggtgtgtgtgcagtgtgtggtgtctggggtgtgtgcgtgtgtacgtggtgtgtgtgcagtggctgtggtgtgtgtgcagtgcgggggggcgtgtgtgtgcgtgtgcacatggtgtgtgtgcagtgggtgtggtgtctggggtgtgtgtgtggtgtctggggtgtgtgtgtgtgcacatggtgtgtgtgcagtgggtgTGGTGtcgggtgtgtgtgtggtgtctggggtgtgtgtgtgtggtgtctggggtgtgtgtgtgtgcacatggtgtgtgtgcagtgggtgTGGTGtcgggtgtgtgtgtggtgtctggggtgtgggtgtggtgtctggggtgtgtgtgtgtgcacatggtgtgtgtgcagtgtgtggtgtctgcgtgtggggtgtgtatgcgtgtgtgtggggaaaagaaagagatcagactgttactgtgtctatgtag